GCTACAATGTAAGCGATCCACACCGTTTTACTGATAAATCGCCCGACAAGTTCTCTAAAAAGGATCGTTCCCCATGATAGTGGTTTTTCTTGATTTAGTGAAACCACCCGGATGCCGAATATCATTTTACCAAGCGTCTGATTTAGAAATTTCGTCATCAGCACGAAGTATAGAAAGAAAATAAGCAATTCCAGAAGCGGTTTAGGAGAGAACATCGAACTTCCTCCATCAGTTCCCGAAAAGATAAATATGGGTTTGATCAATATAACATTGATCCCTGCGATAACAGCAAGGTCAACAAGATAAGCCCAAAAACGAATCCAAAACCCTCCATAAACCGGTTCTGAGCGAACGGGTTCCGATGTAAGGACAGAGGGCCGTTCCACTGTATCGTCAAATGTCGTGTCCATTAAACGCCCTCCTTTATTTTGAATACATGTACATCAAACGGCTATTAGCCGGTTTAGAAAATAGTTCGAATAAGCCAAACATCTGATACTCATCACTGAATACCTTTTTAGCTCCCAAGGAAAGCAGAGAATCAAAGCCTGAGCTTTGTTTATATTCAAAAACTTCAGGATTCTCGATTTTTAGATCCTTTTCCATTGCAGCTACAGTGTCATCAATGTATCCTAGTTCATCAACAAGCTTTTTTTCTTTCGCCTGGCGTCCGTCATAGATGCGTCCGTCCGCGATTTTTTTTACATCTTCACGAGTCATTTTCCGGCCTTCAGAAATAACATCCACAAATCCTTCGTAGGCGTTGTTTACCATACCTTGAAGGATATTGCGCTCTTCTTTTGTCATATCACGCGATGGAGACATAATGTCCTTATATGGACCGCTTTTAATCGTTTCGAACTTCACGCCATATTGCTTCGCGAGCTCACCATAGTTTACACCTTCCATAATGACTCCAAGTGACCCGGTAAGCGTATCAGGAGCAGCGAAAACTTTATCTGCTGCCGTTGAAATATAGTAGCCTCCTGAAGCAGCCGTTGTTCCCATGGACACATATAGCGGTTTTTTCGTTTTCTTTTTTAATTCCATTAAATGCTTATGTATTTCTGCACTCTCAACTACTCCGCCGCCAGGAGAATTCACTTTCAGTATAACTCCCTGAACGGAATCATCCTTTTGAACCTCTTCAATTTTTTTCAGAAACTCCTGATGATTGTATCCAGAGCTTTGAAAATAAGAAGCCGACTCTCCCGTATCCTGAATAACCCCATCTACTTCCAGGACAGCAATTCTATTTTCTGCAGAACCCTCCTGAATGATTTCTTCATCGAATTCTGAATCATTCATTGCAAACATTTCATTTGCAGCGCTTTGGAACGTCGTAACCGTATTGAAGATTGCTGAAACGATCACTAATACAAGGGCGATGCCTAACGCAGCCCACCTTTTTCCATTCATTCCATATCCTCCTTCAGTTTCATTTACTTTCATTTCTATCGTCAAAAATGTTCCCTGGTATCAGTAAAAAAGAACATGACTTAAGGGATAAATGGTAAAATAAACAACATAACACATTGTATCATAATTTTACTCTTCAAGGATAACATTTCCATTTCAAAGGAGGATGTACCATGACCAATCGCCGCAATGTATTTTTTTATTATCGGAACTCGGATGATATAGGTGCCAAAGTAGAATCATTGACGAAGCTTGCTGAAAAATACGGGTTTACGGTTGTATCTCATTCAAAGGATGCAAACATTATTGCAAGCATCGGAGGAGACGGTACATTCCTGCAGGCTGTCAGGAAAACAAATTTTAGAGATGACTGCCTGTATGTAGGAATCAGCACAAAAGGGTCCGCCAGCGTTTATTGCGATTTTGTACTGGATGATACAGAAAAAATTATTGAAGCGATTACGACGGAGCAGGTTGAAGTCCGGAAATACCCTGTTATCGATGTAAAAATTGATGAATCCGCTTCTTTTAAATGCTTAAATGAATGCACCATCCGATCAGGGATTATTAAAACATTTGTCATCGACGTGCATATTGATGAAATTCACTTTGAAACGTTCCGCGGAGATGGAATGATCATTTCTACACCAACGGGAAGTACAGCTTACAGCAAATCTGTGAACGGGGCTGTCATTGATCCGCTTCTGCCTTGTTTCCAAGTAAGCGAGCTTGCTTCTCTAAACAATAACCGATATCGAACATTAGGTTCTTCTTTTGTATTAAGCGGCAGCAGAAGATTAAGATTAGAGGTAGCTCAAGATGGAAATGACTATCCGGTAATCGGGATGGATAATGAAGCACTGAGCATCCGCAGCGTGCAGCAGATTGAAGTGACATTAAGCCCTTCTATCATTAAAACGGTAAAATTGAAGGACAACTCCTTCTGGGAAAAAGTGAAACGCAGCTTTTTGTAAGCAATAGCAAGGCCGTCCCCTGATTGGGGGCGGCCTTTGTTCTTGATTCAGAGCCAGTTAAGAGAACATATCTGAGCAGATCCTGGATTCAGAAATCTGCCTTTTCATAAACAACCTTTCCTTCTGCGACTGTCATTGCCACCTTCGTTTTGAGGAGCTCATCCGGATCTTCCATTGTAAAGGGATTGCAATCGAGAATGGTAAAATCTGCGTCAAACCCGGGCTGAATTTTTCCTCTTTCGTGTTCCTTATGGATTGCCGCTGCACTGCCTATTGTATAAAGCTTAATTGCTTCATACGTGGAAAGTGCTTCTTTCATGAAGTATCCCGGCTCCTCTGGTGTATGGATGCTTTTCCTTGTTACAGCTGCATGAATCCCTAAGAGCGGATCAATCGGTTCAATCGGTGCGTCTGATCCCCCGGCACATGGGATTCCACGGTCTATAAGAGTTTTCCAGGCGAAGGATGTTTTTACCCTTTCTTCTCCAAGCCTCTCGATAATCCAAGGGAAATCACTGGCTGTAAATCTTGGCTGGATATCAAGGATGATCGGCATATTCTGCAGCCGTTCGATGAGATCAGGCCGGAGAATTTGTGCATGAATGAAACGGTCTCTCTTTCCAATGGCGGGAGGATGCAATTCGACTGCATTCAGAGCCATCTCAAATGCTTGATCTCCAATTACATGGATGGCAATTTCCCTATTATAGGATCTTGCTTTTACTATTAGTTCATTCAATTCTTTTTGAGTATGGACGGCAACTCCCTTTACATGGGGATCATCCGAATACGGCTCGCTTAATAGCGCTGTCCTGCCGCCAAGTGCTCCATCTGCAAAGATTTTCATAGCCCCATATTCAATAAATCTTTGATCCTCTATGCGGTTCTGCTCAAACTCGTCTATTACAAGGTGATGGATAAGCAGGTGTGCCTTAAACGGCATGTCTTCGGACAGCACTTCATTATAGGCATCAATCGGAAGCTGCATGGCTCCGTAATAGGACAAGTCCTCGGAATGCCCCCCGGTTAAACCATACGTGAAGCAGTCCTGAACAGCTTTGCTGAGCGCCTTTTTCAGGTATTCCTTTGAAACAGGAGGAATCGTTTCAAACAATACGATATCCTGGGCTCTGTCCATCAAAAATCCAGAAAGTGAACCGTCCTCCCTGCGGCCAATAATTCCGCCTGCCGGATCCGCCGTTTCTTCCTCAATTCCTGCAAGCCTTAGTGCAGCTGAATTTGCTAAAATAGCGTGCCGGCATATCCTTTTTAAGACAATTGGATGCTCTGCGGACATTTCATCAAGAACCGCCCGGTCAAACATCCATCCTTCGCCCAGCTGATTTTCATTCCACCCTTCACCGATCACCCATTCTCCCGGCGCAGTTTCTGCAATTTTCCCTGCAAGTGCTGCTTTAATGGCTTCGTGGCTTTCCATATCAGAAAAATCAAGCCTCATCAATTTCTCACCATGACCTATTAAATGGAGGTGACTGTCCACAAAGCCAGGAAACACGGTTTTTCCTTTTAGATATATTTCTTCATCAATGGTATCCCCATATGCAGCTCTAATTGCTTTCTCATCGCCTGCTGCCTCAATTTTATTTCCTGCTGTATAGATGGCCTCTACCTGTTTGTTTTCGCCTTCCATTGTATAGATCGTGCCGCCGTGCCATAACGTTCCCATGATTATCCTCTCTTTCTATGTATTTCATTGAAATATGGAAATTCTAGCATACCGCCGCCATAAAGAAAACCAGGCGTCTGCCCGGCTCCTTTATTTTACCTATAAAATTTAAACACTTTCTCTCATTTCCTCTTTTTGACGGAGCTCGACTCTCCGGATTTTTCCGGAAGCGGTTTTTGGCAGGTCTGTTACAAATTCTATTTTACGAGGATACTTATAAGGCGCTGTCAATTTCTTAACGTGCTCCTGCAGAACCTTCACAAGACCAGGATCTTCGGCATCTGCACCGTCACCGAGCACTACATATGCCTTTACCACACTACCTCTAATTTCATCCGGACTCGCAACAACAGCACACTCTCTTACAAACGGATGTTTTATAAGCGCATCCTCCACTTCAAAGGGTCCTATCGTATAGCCCGAGCTGATGATAATATCATCAGAACGTCCTTCGAACCAGAAATAACCGTCCGCATCCATTCTTGCCCTGTCGCCTGTCAAGTAATAATCCCCTCTGAATTGCATAGCAGTCCTCTCCGCATCTTTGTAATATTCCTTAAAAAGGGCTGGAGTGGAGCGATGTACCGCAATGTCTCCTACTTCATTTTCCTTGCAAACCTCACCGTTGCCGTTTATGATTGCTACCGTATTGCCGGGCGTAGGTTTTCCCATTGATCCCGCTTTAATTTCCATTCCCTTCATTACCCCGACCAGCAGCGTATTCTCGGTTTGTCCGTATCCATCGCGCACTTCAATTCCAAAGTGCTTCCTGAAAATGTCTATAACTTCCCTGTTCAAAGGCTCTCCTGCGGAAACCGCGCTGTGCAGGCTGGAAAGGTTGAAACGGGATAAATCCTGTTCTTTTGCCATCAGTCTATATTCTGTGGGAGTACAGCATAAAACATTAATTTGCTGATCCTGAAGCAGCTGCAGATAGTGAGACGCTTCAAACTTACCATGGTAGATAAAGCCGGTTGCCCCCATTCCAAGTACGGATAAAAACGGACTCCAAATCCATTTTTGCCAGCCCGGTCCAGCTGTAGCCCAAACCTTGTCCTCTTTACGAATGGAGAGCCAGTTGGCAGCAGCCGTCCGAAGATGTGCATACGCCCAACCATGTGTATGGATAACGCCTTTAGGATTGCCGGTCGTACCGGATGTATAAGAAAGAAAGGCAGTGCTGTCATTTTTGGTGTCTGCAAATTCTAATTCACCAGATTGCCTGCTCATCTCTTCCGTCAGCGAGCGCCAGCCAGGCTGAGGCTTTCCTATCACCCATTTAAGTAAATCTTGTGCTTCCTCTACTTCATTGGTTTGTTCTGTGAATTGCTCATAGCAGATGATCCCTTTTACTTCACCATGGGTAATTCTGTAGCGGAGATCCTTAGGTCTTAGCAATTCAGAACTCGGAATGACAACTATTCCGGCTTTTAAAGCACCCATATAAACGGCATAGGCTTCCACAATACGCGGTGTCATGATTAGGAGCTTGTCCCCCTGGCGCAAACCCGCTTCTATTAAAGCGCTTCCAATTTTGTTTGCTTCCGTTATTAATTCGCCATATGTAAGTTCTTTGCGCTGAATCCCGTCTTCCCAAATAAGTGCCGTTTTCCCGGCATCTGCAATTTTCTCTATTTCGCTAACCAAATTGTAATAATCAGGTGCAAGTAAGCTCTCCCGTTTCATATCCTGACTCCCCCTTTGCATTCTTCTTTTTAATTATACAAAATTTTTATAAATTTTTGAATAATAACAATTTAATTAGCGCTAAAGGGGATGCTGTTCTTTAGGGGCTGAATACATTTCAGAATTCAAAAAAAATAGAGCAGGGTTGCCCCTGCTCCTGTAGCCATGTTTTATTTATTATTTTTTGTAACCGCCGCCCAAGTTTGATTGTGCGTAAGAAACGAGACGCTTAGTGATCTCTCCACCTACAGATCCGTTAGCGCGTGCAGTAGTTTCTGCTCCAAGGTTTACACCGAATTCAGAAGCGATTTCGTATTTCATTTGGTCGATCGCTTGTTGTGCGCCTGGAACTACTAGTTGGTTTTGTCTGCTTTGTGCCATGTGTTCTCACCTCCTTGTGAATATAGAGTGTGTAATAACACATGTCTTCATTCTTCAAATCTTTCTGGTAATTGTTACTAACAATTTCCCTGATTTAAAGGTTCAGAGCAGACTGTCCAAACTTTTGTCAGCGGCATCCTTTTTATCCGTAAAATCAATGGTTACGGTGTGATCGACCGCTTCCTGTGTCAAGCTGTCAAAGTCTACAAAACTTTCGTATCGGTTGGCTTTATCAAGCTTCGGTCTAGTTTTTGGCGCTGCCGGAGTAAATATTGTACAGCAATCTTCATATGGACGAATGGAAATATCGTGTGTCCCGATCTCTTTAGCAATCTTGATAATTTCCGGTTTATCAAATGAAACGAGCGGTCTGATGACCGGTGTCGCTGTTACATCATTAATAGCAAACAGACTTTCAAGCGTTTGGCTTGCCACTTGTCCTAAGCTCTCACCTGTAACAATTGCAAGCCCTCCATTTTTAATCCGGAGCTGATCCGTAATTCGCAGCATCATTCTTCTTGTAGAAGTCATCGTATAGTTTTCAGGCACCTGCTGTTGAATCTGTTCCTGAATCGCTGTGAAAGGAACGATATGAAGCTTCATTTTCCCTCCATAATTGGAAAGCTGTTCGACGAGGTCAATGACTTTTTGTTTCGCTCTTTCACTTGTATAAGGGGGACTGAAAAAATGGACAGCCTCCAATTCAACCCCTTTTTTCATCGTCATATAAGCAGCAACAGGGCTATCCAATCCTCCTGAAAGCATAAGCATCGCTTTCCCGCTGATTCCCGCAGGCAGGCCTCCCGGACCGAACGTATCCTGAAACATAATGTATGTTCCTTCTGTACGAACTTCTACTTTAATCTCATGATCGGGCTTCCGTACATTTACGGTGAGCTCTTCAGTATTTGAAAGAATATGTCCTCCAAGAATGCCGTTCATCTCGTCAGATGGCACAGCAAAGGTCTTATCCGCTCTCCTTGCACTGATCTTAAAGGTGTCACCGGGCTGGTATACAGAATTGATAGCTTCCAAAGCTGTCTTTTTAATTTCTTCAACATCACTCTCGCACTTCGCTGCAAGGCTAAAAGAATGAATACCAAAAATACCTGTCAGTCTTTTCGAAATTTCCTGATGAGGCTCCCCGTTTAGCTGAATGTAGATCCGGTCCCGGTTTGACTGAAATCGGATAGCAGGAAAGTCTTTTAATACTTCTTTTATATTTCTTCTAAGTCTTTCAACAAATTTGCTGCGGTTTTTCCCTTTAGTGGAAATCTCCCCGAACCGTACGAGTATATGTTCAAATCGCATCATTCTACCTCTTCATTTTCATAATATGCTTAATGGCCTGCTCGAGAGCTGTAAACATGGTTTCCAGCTGTGAACGGTCTGTATGGATATCCAGGCTGATTCTAATTCCGCTTTCAGCTTCTTCTTTGCTTTTGCCCATCGCCAGAAGGGTTTTGCTCGGTAAACTCTTTTTAGAAGAACATGCAGATGTGGTCGATACATAAATCCCGCTCTCCTCCAGCCTATGAACGAGAACTTCGGATTTAATCCCTGGAACAGAGAAGTGAATGATGTGCGGAGCTGAATGACCTTTAGTGGTATTCAGTACAACACCTTCCATTGTGCTCAGCCTTTTCATAACCTGCATTTTCGTTTCTTCAAGAGCCTTTCCCAACCGAGCATAGTCCTCCTTAGCCATTCGAAGCGCTTTTGCTGCGGCCGCAATTCCGGGTACGTTTTCCGTACCGGACCGATAGTGATTTTCCTGTTCGCCTCCCGAAAGAAGCGGTGTTAGACGGATGCCTTTTCTTACATATAATATTCCAGTACCTTTAAGACCATGGAACTTATGGGCTGAAAGGGAACATAAATCAATACCTGCCCCTTTCAGATCCAGAGGAATCTTTGCCGCTCCCTGAACATGGTCCGTATGGAATGAAATGTTAGGATACTCTTCAAGTAACGCTCCAATTTCTTCAATTGGCTGGATGGTTCCTACTTCGTTATTAACGTGCATGACAGATACTAAAATCGTATCTTCCCTTATTTCGTTTTCTAATTGCGAGGGGCTGACTCTTCCTTCTTCATTAACGGCAAGGATTGTCAAATCAAAGCCGAAATCCTTTTCCAGCTGCAAACAGGCTTCCATTACAGATGGATGCTCAACAGCAGATACAATAATATGCTTGCCTCTATGCATTTTCATAAAAGCCGTACCTTTAATGGCGAGATTATTGGCTTCCGTTCCTCCTGAGGTAAACACGATTTCATCTTCTTCAGCGCCAAGGAGATTCGCTGTCTGCTTTCGTGCCTGCCTCATAAGATTTTCAGCCATGCTCCCCATTTTATGAAGAGATGAAGGGTTGCCGAAAAAATCATTGGTGACTTGTATATAGGATGCCAGAACCTCTGGATATGGTTTTGTTGTGGCACTGTTGTCTAAATATAGCATTTTCATTCCTCCATGGATAAATGCACACATCGTAATATGTTATCATATAGGGCGGAATATTGAAATGGAGAAATCTATTCGTTGACGAGTTAAATTTTTTGAATATAATTAAAATTAAAACAGTTGAACAATTCGACATTTTTCATAAAGCTGTGGTAATATCTTACCGGTATGTATTGTCAGAGTCAGGAGGCTTATCATGAAACAAGGTTTATCAACTAAAGAAACGTTTGTCGTTGGACTAATGCTGTTTGCCTTATTTTTCGGAGGCGGAAACATGATTTTCCCCCCGTCGCTAGGACAAGCAGCAGGCACAAACGTATGGATTGCCATAGCCGGATTCCTTATAACAGGTGTGGGGCTGCCATTGCTTGGAGTGATTGCGATTGGTTTAACAGGCTCTGATGTCCAAACATTAGGGAGCCGGATTCATCCCGTTTTCGGAATCGTCTTTACCATTGTTCTCTATTTAGCAATTGGTCCGCTATTCGGCATTCCTAGAACAGGAACCGTCGCCTATGAAATAGGCGTTACACCATTTCTTCCAGAGGGAATGGCTAAAAACGGAATGTCCTTATTCATTTACACCCTGCTATTTTTCGGTGTAACGTACTGGCTTTCACTAAATCCAAGCAAGCTTGTAGACAGAATTGGAAAGCTCTTAACCCCTGCTTTACTGGCAATTCTCACATTGCTTGCCATTAAAACATTTGCTACGCCGATGGGAGCTGCAAAAGCCCCGCAGCCTGCTTATCAGGATAGTCCATTTTTCAAAGGATTTTTAGAGGGTTACTTAACGATGGACACACTTGCCGCACTTGTATTCGGGATCGTTGTCATTAACGCTGTTCGGGACAAGGGAATAACGAACAGCAAATCCATTACAAAGGTTTGCATACAGTCAGGCCTCATTGCAGCTGCCGGATTGGCACTGGTTTATCTTTCTCTTGCCTACATGGGAGCAACAAGCGTCGACGCCGTCGGGCTTCAAAGCAATGGAGGACTCATATTATCCAAATCAGCCAATGTCCTCTTTGGTTCATTAGGAAACATTGTCCTCACACTTGCGATTACATTTGCATGTCTAACAACCAGCGTTGGACTTGTATCAGCTTGCGGGCAATATTTTTCGAAAATTCTACCAAAGGTTTCGTACAGTGTTATTATTCTCATACTGACCATTTTCTCTACAGTTATAGCGAACTTTGGCCTAACACAGCTCATTGCATTTTCGGTACCTCTTCTGACAGCGATTTATCCGCTTGCCATCGTTCTGATTTTGCTGTCACTCATTGACAAGATCTTTAACAGGGCTCCGGAAGTATACGCTGTTAGCCTGTTCTTAACAGGAATCATCAGTATCGCCGACGGTTTAAAAGCAGCAAAAATACAATTGGGTTCTCTCTATGAGCTTTTCGATGCCTTTGTTCCATTATTCTCACTAGGCATCGGATGGGTTGTACCCGCTATAACCGGTGCCCTTATCGGATATGTAATTGCTCTTATCCGCAGGCCAAATCTTAAAACAAAAGAGAGTCATTAAAAAAGGACAGATCCAATGGATCTGTCCTTTTTTCCGTCTCTATTTGTTTTTCAATTCTTCTAAATCTTCTTCAACAAGCGTTCCAATTTTTTCAAAGGAACCCGGTTCTACATGTTCAATAGCCGTTGCCGCCTTCTTTAATGAGCTTTCATATTCATAATGCCGGAAGAGATTCTCTGCTTCATGCAGATCTTTTGAAAGCCTTTCATTCCGGCTTCTGAACCGGTTCCCATACTGGATAATCCTTTCAACATAATATACTTGTTCAATCATATCTTCTGTTTGCTGATGCACTTTAGCAGAAGCAGAGACGGCATCTTCAAGCAGGATATTGACCGCTACCATATCCAGCGGAATTTCATCCAGCTTCTCAGATACATAAGCGATTGTTCTCTGAGCCTCTTTTAACAGGTCGGAGTAAGCAGCTGGCAAACCAGGCACATTGCTCTTGCTGATCAATCTTGCAGATTCATTAAGCAAACGCCTTGCCTCTGTTAACTGCTCGCGTGCCAGCAGCTCTTCTTTTCGAAGGGCATGAAGCATCTCCCGGTACTCGTTATGGTCTTTGCGAACTTCAGATGTTTGTTTTTCAAGCTCCAGCAGTTCTTCTTTCAGAAGGGAATAAGCAATTTTTTCACTCGCCATTTTATCCTGAATGTGATGGAAGCGCTTTTGAAGCGCCGCTACTTGTTTATCAATGCTGCGCAGTCTGGATGTTTCCTCTTCGCTTAGATGATAGCTTTTCTTTACCGTGTCCGTTTCTTCCTTTGAAATAAGCTTAGCAGCTGTTAATTCATGAAGTGCTCCCTCTGTCTTCACTGTTTCAGATAACACAAAGTGGTGGGCGTGCACTTCCTTTTCAAGAAGATCATACATCGTCTCAATCGATTCATGGATCTCTTGGAGACTTTCGCTGATTCCGTCCAATTCAAGTTCGCAAATCTTTTCCTGGAAAATGATGAGCGTCCCGGATATCCGCTCCGCTTCACTTTGAATTTGAATATGTTCAAGAAAATATCCCTGTTCTGCCATTTCCTTGTATCCATCCGAAATTTCAGCCAGCTGGTTCGGTATTGCACTCTGACAGTCTGCAAGCATGGCAGGGATGAGCTCTATTTTGGCGCATAGCTCATCCAAAATAACATTCTGTTTTGTAAGGATTTCTCTAGCAGCCAAATAATTGCCTGCGTCTGTCTCTGCTTCAAACCGCTTTAGTTCTTCATACACTTCATAAAGCGCTGTCTCGAGCTTTGCATGCGCTCTTCCAAACGTATGACTGTGGGCAAGCAGAGTCTTTTTCGCTTTTTTAAATTTCTCTTTTACATCTTCAATTTCAATGCTGTTTCTCTCTTCGCTCGTTACAAGCTCATAGATTTCTTCGATGATCTGTTCAATGTTCTGATCGGCTGCCTCAAGCATCCTCTCAATATGGGCGAGTACCTCTTTTGATTTCTTGAATCGGTACTTGTCCGCATGGTCTTCTGCATCGAATAGCAGTTCTTCTACTTCTGGAAGCTGGGACGTAATGATTTCATCCCATTCCTGTCTCCATTTTTCAAATAACTCTTCCGCTTGTCCAGTCATTTTTAGTTCTTTTACTCTGGACATCTCGTCTGCGAGCGACCGGTTCATAATTTCAATTTTTCTCGCTTCAAGCCGGTCGACTTCCCGGTATATATTTTTCCTGATAAAATAACCGACTGCGAAAAAGATAACGAGTGCAGCCAGTAAACCAATAACGACTTCCATAATGGGCCCCCTTGCTGTATATAAGAAAAGCACAAGCTCTGATAGCCCCATGAGCTGCTTGCGGCTTACGTCTGCTCAAGCGTTCAAAACGGCACGCCGGAAAAAGAATCATGAGACGGCTGGTCCGCTGCTTTATCAGTTTCAAGAATTGTTTATAATAATGCTGTGTCAGTACACAGACTTTTCTCATTGAAAAAAAAACGGTTTGCCGCTGTCATGTTAGAATCTACTGACTCGTTCCATACCCTTCATTTGTCACATGCACATTCTATGTATAACACTTGCAAAAGTTATGTTATTTCAATGTTTTTATGATACCATGTTAACGATATTTTTTGACCAGTTTTTTTAATTTTTTACATGCTATTATCCTGCTTTATACCAAGGGGGAAAAGAATTTGATAAAAATAGACGGTCATGTCCATACTCCTTTTTGCCCTCACGGCTCCCCGGACAGTCTTAAAAGCTATGCCGAAAGAGCTATTGAGCTTGGGTTTAAAGAGATTTCATTCACTGAACACGCTCCGCTTCCTGAAGGATTTTCCGATCCTGTACCTGAGAAGGACAGCGCTTTGCCAATGGAACAGCTTGAACTCTACATCCATTCCATTCTGGAA
The Metabacillus sp. FJAT-52054 genome window above contains:
- the brnQ gene encoding branched-chain amino acid transport system II carrier protein, which gives rise to MKQGLSTKETFVVGLMLFALFFGGGNMIFPPSLGQAAGTNVWIAIAGFLITGVGLPLLGVIAIGLTGSDVQTLGSRIHPVFGIVFTIVLYLAIGPLFGIPRTGTVAYEIGVTPFLPEGMAKNGMSLFIYTLLFFGVTYWLSLNPSKLVDRIGKLLTPALLAILTLLAIKTFATPMGAAKAPQPAYQDSPFFKGFLEGYLTMDTLAALVFGIVVINAVRDKGITNSKSITKVCIQSGLIAAAGLALVYLSLAYMGATSVDAVGLQSNGGLILSKSANVLFGSLGNIVLTLAITFACLTTSVGLVSACGQYFSKILPKVSYSVIILILTIFSTVIANFGLTQLIAFSVPLLTAIYPLAIVLILLSLIDKIFNRAPEVYAVSLFLTGIISIADGLKAAKIQLGSLYELFDAFVPLFSLGIGWVVPAITGALIGYVIALIRRPNLKTKESH
- the ezrA gene encoding septation ring formation regulator EzrA, whose product is MEVVIGLLAALVIFFAVGYFIRKNIYREVDRLEARKIEIMNRSLADEMSRVKELKMTGQAEELFEKWRQEWDEIITSQLPEVEELLFDAEDHADKYRFKKSKEVLAHIERMLEAADQNIEQIIEEIYELVTSEERNSIEIEDVKEKFKKAKKTLLAHSHTFGRAHAKLETALYEVYEELKRFEAETDAGNYLAAREILTKQNVILDELCAKIELIPAMLADCQSAIPNQLAEISDGYKEMAEQGYFLEHIQIQSEAERISGTLIIFQEKICELELDGISESLQEIHESIETMYDLLEKEVHAHHFVLSETVKTEGALHELTAAKLISKEETDTVKKSYHLSEEETSRLRSIDKQVAALQKRFHHIQDKMASEKIAYSLLKEELLELEKQTSEVRKDHNEYREMLHALRKEELLAREQLTEARRLLNESARLISKSNVPGLPAAYSDLLKEAQRTIAYVSEKLDEIPLDMVAVNILLEDAVSASAKVHQQTEDMIEQVYYVERIIQYGNRFRSRNERLSKDLHEAENLFRHYEYESSLKKAATAIEHVEPGSFEKIGTLVEEDLEELKNK